The following coding sequences are from one Malaciobacter pacificus window:
- a CDS encoding HDOD domain-containing protein: MSSTSILEKIESLPPLPKTIVEIEEFRKKSDKEVSELLEIIEKDALIISTLLKISNSAMFGFRSKVETPSRAVNLLGINFTVSIAIGGTVQNMLASNLDPYGINSDDFMRASNISSTLANLWLSKVDFDLKEEIVLPALLQEAGKFVLSDILISENKLEEFKNKLAQTKDIASTEKEIIGITTSETTAKIFKHWKLSDNLINMIEFVDDISKCDSNFKTKARYLDIIKTACCVTSPLSDENIEKAVSKAKDYGFDTKPLLSAIEKLQDRLLDEL; this comes from the coding sequence GTGTCATCTACAAGTATTTTAGAAAAGATAGAATCCCTTCCTCCGCTACCTAAAACTATTGTTGAGATAGAAGAGTTTAGAAAGAAAAGTGATAAAGAAGTATCAGAATTATTGGAAATAATTGAAAAAGATGCATTAATAATTTCAACTTTATTAAAAATTTCTAATTCTGCTATGTTTGGTTTTAGAAGTAAAGTTGAAACTCCAAGTAGAGCTGTTAATTTGTTAGGAATAAATTTTACGGTTTCTATTGCTATTGGAGGAACAGTTCAAAATATGTTAGCTTCTAACTTAGACCCATATGGTATAAATAGTGATGATTTTATGAGAGCGTCAAATATTTCTTCTACTTTAGCAAACCTTTGGTTATCAAAAGTTGATTTTGATTTGAAAGAGGAAATTGTTCTTCCTGCACTTTTACAAGAAGCTGGAAAATTTGTATTATCAGATATACTAATTAGTGAAAATAAGCTAGAAGAGTTTAAAAACAAATTAGCTCAAACTAAAGATATTGCAAGTACTGAAAAAGAGATTATTGGAATTACTACTTCAGAAACAACGGCAAAAATTTTTAAGCATTGGAAGTTAAGTGATAATTTAATAAATATGATAGAATTTGTAGATGATATCTCAAAATGTGATTCTAATTTTAAAACTAAAGCTAGATATTTAGATATTATTAAAACAGCTTGTTGTGTAACTAGTCCTTTAAGTGATGAAAATATAGAAAAAGCGGTTTCAAAAGCAAAAGATTATGGTTTTGATACAAAACCTTTATTAAGTGCAATAGAAAAGCTTCAAGATAGATTACTAGACGAACTATAG
- the ychF gene encoding redox-regulated ATPase YchF produces MGLGVGIVGLPNVGKSTTFNALTKAQNAEAQNYPFCTIEPNKAIVPVPDKRLDELAKIVNPDKIQHSTIDFVDIAGLVRGASKGEGLGNQFLSNIREVEVILHMVRCFDDGNITHVEGDVDPIRDIEIIETELIYADITQVEKKIERLKKQAKASKEAASQLVVAEELMAHLGELQPVKTFEKADDDIFIALDKELRFLSNKDVIYGANMDEDSLAEGTNEYVEALKEHAESVNADVIMLCAKIEEELVGLDDDEAKEFLTDLGVEESGLEQIIHKAFDKLGLQSYFTAGKVEVRAWTIRKNTKAPQAAAVIHNDFEKGFIKAEVISYEDFVSLGGEAKCKEAGKLRLEGKDYVVQDGDVMHFRFNV; encoded by the coding sequence ATGGGATTAGGTGTAGGAATAGTAGGACTTCCAAATGTAGGTAAATCAACAACTTTTAATGCATTAACAAAAGCACAAAATGCAGAAGCACAAAACTATCCGTTTTGTACAATTGAACCAAATAAAGCGATTGTTCCAGTTCCTGATAAAAGATTAGATGAATTAGCAAAAATTGTTAATCCTGATAAAATTCAACATTCAACTATTGATTTTGTTGATATTGCAGGACTTGTTAGAGGAGCTTCAAAGGGTGAGGGTTTAGGGAATCAATTTTTATCTAACATTAGAGAAGTTGAAGTAATCTTACATATGGTTAGATGTTTTGATGATGGTAATATTACTCACGTAGAAGGTGATGTTGATCCAATTAGAGATATTGAAATTATTGAAACAGAATTAATTTATGCAGATATAACTCAAGTTGAGAAAAAAATTGAAAGATTGAAAAAACAAGCAAAAGCTTCTAAAGAAGCTGCATCTCAATTAGTAGTAGCTGAAGAGTTAATGGCTCATTTAGGTGAATTACAGCCTGTAAAAACTTTTGAAAAAGCTGATGATGATATTTTTATTGCATTAGATAAAGAGTTAAGATTCTTATCAAATAAAGATGTAATTTATGGTGCAAATATGGATGAGGATTCACTAGCTGAAGGTACAAATGAGTATGTTGAAGCATTAAAAGAACATGCAGAATCTGTAAATGCTGATGTTATTATGCTTTGTGCAAAAATTGAAGAAGAGTTAGTTGGTTTAGATGATGATGAAGCAAAAGAATTCTTAACTGATTTAGGTGTTGAAGAATCAGGATTAGAGCAAATTATTCATAAAGCTTTTGATAAATTAGGATTGCAATCATATTTTACAGCAGGTAAAGTAGAAGTTAGAGCATGGACTATTAGAAAAAATACAAAAGCACCACAAGCAGCAGCTGTTATTCATAATGATTTTGAAAAGGGATTTATTAAAGCAGAAGTAATCTCTTATGAGGACTTTGTTAGTCTTGGTGGAGAAGCAAAATGTAAAGAAGCTGGAAAGTTAAGACTTGAAGGTAAAGATTATGTTGTGCAAGATGGTGATGTAATGCACTTTAGATTTAATGTTTAA
- the recO gene encoding recombination protein RecO, whose translation MQGYIIDIKPVKDDDLIVTLLTEHELIKAYRFYGARHSNINIGYKIDFELETTKANIPRLKDVIQIPFKWILDNEKMYCWQRYIKLFYPHLKELEGLDPFYFYCLDNLIFILEKQNALRAIIHSYISLLEFEGRIHTDYECLLCESEIKENISLVRGFLPVHAKCTYGKVFEMKKIKSLFEEKDLINLNNQEIEYLWDILLQGL comes from the coding sequence ATGCAAGGATATATAATTGATATTAAACCTGTTAAAGATGATGATTTAATTGTTACATTACTTACAGAACATGAACTTATCAAAGCATATAGATTTTATGGAGCAAGACACTCCAATATAAATATTGGTTATAAAATTGATTTCGAACTTGAAACAACAAAAGCTAATATTCCAAGACTTAAAGATGTAATTCAAATACCTTTTAAGTGGATATTAGACAATGAAAAAATGTATTGTTGGCAAAGATATATTAAACTTTTTTATCCACATTTAAAAGAGTTAGAAGGATTAGACCCTTTTTATTTTTATTGTTTAGATAACTTAATATTTATTCTAGAAAAGCAGAATGCTTTAAGAGCTATAATACACTCTTATATATCTCTTTTAGAGTTTGAAGGAAGAATTCATACCGATTATGAATGTTTATTATGTGAAAGTGAAATAAAAGAAAATATATCTTTAGTAAGAGGTTTTTTGCCAGTTCATGCAAAATGTACCTATGGAAAAGTTTTTGAAATGAAAAAAATAAAATCTTTATTTGAAGAAAAGGATTTAATAAACTTAAATAACCAAGAAATAGAATACCTTTGGGATATTCTACTACAAGGTCTATAG